A window from Sphingobacterium hotanense encodes these proteins:
- a CDS encoding metallophosphoesterase — MLQLNTVLLFILDFYIFFALRATNIKFVTTKWFTYLWWGYSISLLIGLFISFQYSIPLMYRSIILVAFFMTAVSKFIFAAVLIIDDIRRGGIWLSRIFSPKKVTHLEENIEELEKPLPEVPKNGISRSEFLMKSGILVAALPMLPLAWGVISTAYDYRIRRQKLVLPNLPKAFHGLKIAQISDVHSGSFYNKKAVQGGIEMLLGEKPDMIFFTGDLVNNVASEMRDYQDIFSKLHADLGVFSTLGNHDYGDYYYGKEDSPAKRKNLQDVIDTHKVMGWDLLMDENRTIKMGADELSIVGVQNWGTGRFPKKGDLKKALMGTEEKPIKLLLSHDPSHWRAEVLDTDVDAMFAGHTHGMQFGVRGENFQWSPAKYIYKEWAGLYKEGNSQLYVNTGYGFLGYPGRVGIAPEITIFELAST; from the coding sequence ATGTTACAATTAAATACAGTTCTATTATTCATACTGGACTTTTACATATTTTTCGCCCTTCGGGCGACCAATATCAAGTTCGTAACGACAAAATGGTTTACCTATTTGTGGTGGGGGTATTCTATATCCTTGCTTATAGGACTGTTTATTTCTTTTCAATACAGTATTCCACTGATGTATCGCTCGATTATTCTTGTTGCTTTCTTTATGACGGCGGTTAGCAAGTTTATCTTTGCGGCGGTATTGATTATTGATGATATCAGGCGAGGGGGGATATGGCTGTCCCGTATATTCAGCCCTAAAAAGGTAACGCATTTAGAAGAAAATATCGAGGAACTTGAAAAGCCGCTTCCGGAAGTTCCTAAAAATGGGATCTCCAGATCGGAGTTTCTCATGAAGTCTGGGATATTAGTCGCTGCACTTCCGATGTTACCCTTGGCATGGGGCGTAATTTCGACGGCATATGACTATAGGATCCGTCGTCAAAAATTAGTATTGCCTAATCTTCCCAAAGCCTTCCATGGGCTTAAGATAGCACAGATATCCGACGTGCACTCGGGCTCATTCTACAATAAAAAAGCCGTGCAAGGTGGTATCGAGATGTTATTAGGGGAAAAGCCAGATATGATTTTTTTTACTGGAGACTTAGTGAACAATGTGGCTTCCGAAATGAGAGATTACCAAGATATCTTCTCTAAATTGCACGCCGATTTGGGAGTGTTCTCCACCCTAGGAAATCACGATTATGGCGATTATTACTACGGCAAGGAAGACTCTCCAGCAAAGCGTAAGAACCTTCAAGATGTTATTGATACGCATAAAGTGATGGGCTGGGATTTGTTGATGGACGAAAATAGAACCATTAAAATGGGAGCAGACGAGTTATCCATAGTTGGTGTGCAAAACTGGGGTACTGGTCGTTTTCCTAAAAAAGGCGATTTGAAGAAAGCACTGATGGGCACGGAAGAAAAACCGATAAAACTATTGCTGTCACATGATCCTTCTCATTGGCGTGCGGAAGTGTTGGACACCGATGTCGATGCCATGTTTGCCGGCCATACGCATGGGATGCAGTTTGGTGTACGTGGCGAGAACTTCCAATGGTCCCCGGCAAAGTATATTTACAAAGAATGGGCCGGCCTTTACAAAGAAGGAAACAGCCAGTTGTATGTTAATACTGGCTATGGATTTTTAGGCTATCCAGGCCGTGTCGGTATTGCGCCAGAGATTACCATCTTCGAGTTGGCAAGCACATAA
- a CDS encoding ABC transporter permease: protein MGPHHIWRDSDSDQQPKAPIFTLIGKEISTAIRSWKFIILVALISLIFVGSTYVSLLAIAKFREAASGESFHLYLKLFTASEQSIPPFYVFLNFLAPLLGIALGFDAINAERNNGTLIPLLSQPIYRDNVLLSKFFGPLSVVSVLFLSITLLMLGTVMLLTGVAVSPAEFIRILLFVLVSILYVGFWLSLSILCSIIFTQPSTSAMAGIGCWLFFSVFYPMLVSLLMSFLVGNPANFSEQQYLHYADFALNLSRISPSQLYNDATAALLTPSIRSLGPMSLEQSYGALPTDLTIGNSLTVIFPQLSGLIASTVILFAGCYFLFMRKEIRL from the coding sequence TTGGGGCCCCATCACATCTGGCGCGATTCGGATTCAGATCAACAACCAAAAGCGCCTATCTTTACGCTAATAGGAAAAGAAATCAGCACGGCCATACGAAGCTGGAAATTCATCATCTTAGTCGCCCTGATTTCGCTGATCTTTGTAGGTTCAACCTACGTATCGCTACTGGCCATCGCGAAATTTCGAGAGGCCGCGAGCGGTGAGAGCTTCCACCTATATCTTAAGCTCTTCACTGCCAGTGAACAGTCGATCCCTCCGTTCTACGTTTTTCTGAATTTTCTAGCTCCGCTGTTGGGAATCGCTTTAGGCTTTGATGCCATTAATGCGGAGCGCAACAACGGGACATTGATACCTTTGCTTTCACAGCCGATCTATCGAGACAACGTGCTCTTGAGCAAATTCTTTGGACCTTTAAGCGTAGTTTCCGTGCTGTTCCTTTCGATTACCTTATTGATGTTGGGAACAGTGATGCTACTGACAGGTGTTGCGGTAAGCCCAGCCGAGTTCATCCGCATTCTACTCTTCGTGTTAGTAAGCATCTTGTATGTAGGGTTTTGGTTGAGCCTTTCCATCTTATGCTCAATTATTTTTACCCAACCTTCTACCTCGGCAATGGCAGGGATTGGATGTTGGCTGTTTTTTTCGGTATTTTACCCAATGCTAGTCAGTTTACTGATGAGCTTTCTGGTCGGCAATCCGGCGAACTTCTCCGAGCAGCAGTATCTCCACTATGCGGATTTCGCTTTAAACTTATCAAGGATATCGCCGAGCCAGCTCTATAATGATGCGACAGCCGCCCTGTTAACCCCGTCGATCAGAAGCTTGGGTCCTATGAGTCTTGAACAAAGCTATGGAGCACTGCCAACCGATCTCACGATTGGCAATTCGCTAACGGTCATCTTCCCACAGCTCAGCGGGCTAATCGCGAGCACAGTCATTTTATTTGCCGGCTGCTACTTCCTATTTATGCGCAAAGAAATTCGCCTATAA
- a CDS encoding ABC transporter ATP-binding protein, translated as MQETIIEFQSVSKRYGDHPAVQELDLQIAKGEIFGLLGPNGAGKTTTMFMILGLIEPSQGHIRVMGQSPYRSAIEVKRKIGYLADTIGFYEQMSAKDNLTFIARLNQVAGQHLDRRVDDLLDLVGLSSVANNKAGTYSRGMKQRLGIAQALIKRPKILILDEPTLGLDPKGVEELLDLVQHLNRQHGITVIISSHQLDQVQKICHRVGIFVQGKLKAMGSIKDLSEQLSLELGHNCSISWHQEAEVDTVALDGLLKARFTPSRISWGQNSLSITTTEFLTPQLVACCASQGLPITQVQSNELTLEEIYGKYFENEKDRSKSTTI; from the coding sequence ATGCAAGAGACGATCATTGAATTCCAGTCCGTAAGCAAACGCTATGGTGACCACCCAGCTGTCCAAGAGCTTGATCTGCAGATTGCCAAAGGCGAAATTTTTGGGCTACTTGGTCCAAACGGCGCTGGTAAAACAACGACCATGTTCATGATTTTAGGACTGATAGAGCCCAGCCAGGGACATATCCGTGTGATGGGCCAGTCGCCCTATCGCTCCGCCATCGAGGTCAAACGTAAGATTGGCTATCTGGCCGATACTATCGGATTTTACGAGCAAATGAGTGCGAAGGACAACCTAACTTTTATTGCTAGGCTCAATCAGGTTGCTGGCCAACATTTGGACAGGCGCGTGGACGATCTGTTGGATTTGGTCGGGCTTTCAAGTGTCGCAAACAATAAGGCAGGCACTTATTCCAGAGGCATGAAACAGCGGTTAGGTATTGCGCAAGCATTGATCAAGCGTCCGAAGATTTTGATACTGGACGAGCCGACATTGGGCTTGGATCCTAAGGGAGTTGAAGAATTGCTGGACCTTGTGCAACACTTGAACCGGCAGCACGGTATCACGGTCATCATTTCCTCGCATCAACTTGACCAAGTGCAAAAAATCTGCCATCGTGTAGGCATCTTTGTGCAAGGTAAACTCAAGGCCATGGGGAGCATCAAAGACCTCTCCGAGCAACTCTCGCTTGAACTGGGTCATAACTGCAGCATCAGCTGGCATCAGGAAGCTGAAGTAGACACCGTAGCGCTCGATGGTTTGCTCAAGGCGCGTTTCACGCCCTCACGGATAAGTTGGGGACAGAATAGTTTAAGCATTACCACGACCGAATTCTTGACTCCACAGTTGGTCGCCTGCTGCGCGAGTCAAGGCTTACCCATTACGCAAGTACAAAGCAATGAATTAACATTAGAAGAAATCTACGGCAAGTATTTTGAAAATGAAAAAGACAGATCAAAGAGCACCACTATTTAA
- a CDS encoding COG1470 family protein, with the protein MKTIIYKTKNQKHPFLIAVFLFLAFCSGLNPAVAQKGALSANLINLEATAAEVFRYQLELRQQREGSTTYDLSADLPAGWQANFTAQGSAVRAVQVNNKDPYPISLEIYPSPTVKAGTYPIRILALAGHDSLAVELQAVVKGNYKVSLSTPDSRLNETLVAGGTKTIKLLLKNEGSLDLKDIDLSSKLPSNWETQISPAKVEALRPGAAQEVTVSLKTPEKTIVGDYMATFEAKNAQVNEDTDIRITVKASLLSGWLGILAILIALTLVYLLIKKYGRR; encoded by the coding sequence ATGAAAACTATTATTTACAAAACCAAAAACCAAAAACATCCGTTTCTTATCGCAGTTTTCCTTTTTTTAGCTTTTTGCTCCGGTCTAAATCCCGCCGTCGCCCAAAAAGGGGCATTATCCGCGAATCTGATCAATTTAGAAGCAACCGCAGCAGAGGTATTCCGCTATCAGCTTGAGCTCCGACAGCAGCGCGAAGGTTCTACAACTTATGATCTGAGCGCAGACCTTCCGGCTGGCTGGCAGGCAAATTTTACTGCTCAAGGAAGTGCTGTTCGAGCTGTCCAAGTGAATAACAAGGATCCTTACCCCATAAGCTTGGAAATCTACCCTTCCCCTACGGTAAAAGCGGGCACCTATCCGATCCGTATTCTTGCACTAGCTGGACATGATTCGCTGGCGGTAGAACTCCAAGCGGTGGTCAAAGGGAACTATAAGGTGTCGTTAAGCACACCGGATTCGCGCCTCAATGAAACGTTGGTTGCTGGGGGCACAAAAACGATCAAACTACTATTAAAAAATGAAGGATCTTTAGATCTTAAAGACATCGATCTGAGCTCAAAACTACCTTCCAACTGGGAAACACAAATCAGTCCTGCTAAGGTCGAGGCGCTTCGACCTGGAGCCGCTCAGGAAGTCACTGTGAGTCTCAAAACGCCGGAGAAGACCATCGTAGGAGACTATATGGCAACTTTCGAAGCTAAGAACGCTCAAGTCAATGAAGACACGGACATACGGATAACCGTCAAGGCATCCCTATTGTCTGGATGGTTGGGAATATTAGCGATTCTGATCGCCCTGACCTTAGTCTATTTGTTAATAAAAAAGTATGGTCGCCGCTAA
- a CDS encoding gluconate 2-dehydrogenase subunit 3 family protein encodes MNRRDSLKALGLIAAGSSVMAGACKDDKTNAKKATAKASDKLPGVQDFEHERTQELLDETFFTEHEMATITVLADIIIPKDEISGSASEAGVPAFIEFMVKDIPSNQVPMRGGLRWLDIQSQKRFSNPFIKCKKEEQLALVDDIAYPEKAKPEMMQGVAFFTLMRNFTSSGFFTSEMGIKDLGYVGNKPNMWNGVPEDIMIAHGFDPTKFLG; translated from the coding sequence ATGAACAGAAGAGATTCATTAAAAGCCTTAGGGCTTATTGCTGCAGGCTCCAGCGTAATGGCAGGAGCATGTAAAGACGATAAAACAAATGCGAAGAAAGCTACTGCAAAAGCTAGTGATAAACTTCCTGGTGTACAAGACTTCGAACATGAGCGCACGCAGGAACTCTTGGACGAGACGTTCTTTACTGAACATGAAATGGCGACCATCACTGTGCTTGCCGATATTATCATTCCAAAGGATGAAATCTCCGGATCAGCCTCCGAGGCGGGCGTACCGGCTTTTATCGAATTTATGGTAAAAGATATTCCAAGCAATCAGGTACCGATGCGTGGCGGATTACGCTGGTTGGATATACAGTCGCAGAAGCGTTTTTCCAACCCATTTATCAAATGCAAAAAAGAAGAACAACTGGCCTTAGTCGATGATATCGCCTACCCTGAAAAAGCGAAACCAGAGATGATGCAGGGCGTGGCGTTTTTCACTTTGATGCGCAATTTCACATCCTCAGGCTTCTTCACCAGCGAAATGGGAATTAAGGATTTGGGCTATGTTGGGAATAAGCCGAATATGTGGAACGGCGTACCGGAAGACATCATGATAGCCCATGGCTTCGACCCTACAAAATTTCTGGGATAG
- a CDS encoding GMC oxidoreductase has translation MSAFQIKENPEVYDAIVVGSGAGGGMAGYILANAGLKVLMLEAGPFFDPAKDALQMRWPWESPRRGASTNRPFGDFDAAYGGWQLDGEPYSTVAGTEFEWFRARMLGGRTNHWGRISLRMGPDDFQPTDGITDPWPISYEEVKPFYDRVDRMIGIYGTVEGIHNEPDGIFMKPPKPRLNELYIARGARKAGVPVIPGRGAVLTEVSSEIKGRGTCFYCGQCGRACKVYGDFSSSSCLVIPAMKTGNLKVIDNAMVREVLTNDEGLATGVSYMNTKDLQEYTAKGKTVILGASACESARLMLNSKSAAHPAGVGNSSGLVGKYLHDSTGASLSGFLPQLLDRKRYNEDGTGSVHIYSPWWGDHSKLNFPRGYHIEYGGGMRMPSYGSFNGVPSINGKVPGKNGETKDAGGYGASLKQDYRRFYGANVGMAGRGTALARKDNYCEIDPNSVDKFGIPVLRFHYKWANEEIAQAKHMQETFQAIMHEMGAIITSSIPGADTLYGLEAPGKIIHEGGTTRMGNDPKSSVLNKWGQAHDCNNLYVVDAGPFVQQGDKNLTWTILALSMRTAEYILEQKSKLNS, from the coding sequence ATGAGTGCTTTTCAAATAAAAGAAAACCCAGAAGTTTATGATGCTATTGTTGTCGGCTCGGGTGCTGGTGGTGGCATGGCAGGCTATATTCTTGCGAATGCTGGTTTAAAGGTATTGATGCTGGAAGCAGGTCCTTTCTTTGACCCAGCCAAAGATGCCTTACAAATGCGCTGGCCTTGGGAGTCTCCACGTCGCGGCGCATCGACTAACCGTCCCTTTGGCGACTTTGATGCTGCCTATGGCGGATGGCAACTCGATGGTGAACCCTATAGCACCGTCGCTGGAACCGAATTCGAATGGTTCAGAGCGCGGATGCTCGGCGGAAGAACAAACCATTGGGGCCGTATTTCCTTACGTATGGGACCTGACGATTTCCAACCTACAGACGGCATCACCGACCCCTGGCCCATCAGCTATGAGGAAGTGAAACCATTTTACGACCGAGTAGACCGTATGATAGGCATCTATGGAACTGTTGAAGGCATTCATAACGAACCGGACGGAATCTTTATGAAGCCACCAAAACCTCGTTTAAATGAACTCTACATTGCGCGCGGAGCTCGAAAAGCAGGAGTCCCAGTTATTCCTGGCCGGGGCGCTGTCCTTACGGAAGTCTCCTCCGAGATTAAAGGCCGAGGAACCTGCTTCTACTGCGGACAATGCGGAAGGGCCTGTAAAGTCTATGGAGACTTCTCCTCATCCTCCTGTCTCGTTATACCAGCTATGAAAACCGGCAATCTAAAAGTCATCGACAACGCGATGGTTCGCGAGGTGTTGACCAACGATGAAGGACTGGCAACCGGAGTTTCCTATATGAATACCAAGGACTTACAAGAATATACCGCAAAGGGAAAAACAGTTATTTTAGGAGCCAGTGCCTGCGAAAGTGCAAGGCTGATGCTCAACTCGAAGTCCGCGGCACATCCTGCCGGTGTTGGAAATAGCAGCGGATTAGTAGGCAAATACTTACACGATTCTACCGGAGCCAGCTTATCGGGCTTTCTACCACAGTTATTGGATAGAAAACGTTATAACGAAGATGGTACGGGCAGTGTACATATTTACTCGCCATGGTGGGGCGACCATAGCAAACTCAACTTCCCTCGAGGCTACCATATCGAATATGGGGGAGGCATGCGCATGCCATCCTATGGCTCTTTCAACGGTGTGCCGAGCATCAACGGAAAAGTGCCTGGCAAAAATGGAGAAACCAAAGATGCCGGAGGTTATGGCGCTTCATTGAAGCAAGACTATCGCCGATTCTACGGTGCAAACGTGGGGATGGCAGGTCGTGGAACGGCTCTAGCCCGCAAGGACAACTATTGCGAGATTGACCCGAACAGCGTTGATAAATTTGGAATACCGGTACTGCGCTTCCACTATAAATGGGCAAACGAAGAAATAGCGCAGGCAAAACATATGCAGGAGACTTTTCAGGCGATCATGCATGAAATGGGCGCTATCATCACCTCATCTATCCCTGGTGCAGACACCTTATATGGCTTAGAAGCTCCCGGAAAGATTATCCATGAAGGCGGAACGACACGAATGGGGAATGACCCGAAATCATCGGTACTCAATAAATGGGGACAGGCACATGATTGCAACAATCTCTATGTAGTTGATGCGGGTCCTTTCGTGCAACAAGGCGATAAGAACCTGACCTGGACGATCCTGGCGCTATCGATGCGTACGGCAGAATACATCTTAGAACAAAAAAGCAAATTAAACAGCTAA
- a CDS encoding RNA polymerase sigma-70 factor codes for MKNQWKANILTDQALLEAIKNGNKEIFGQIYDQFAGDLLLFINGFVKNKEVSEDILQEILVSLWNRRDSINLEGTLRNYLFASAKYAVLSYIRSEKVRQKYADHFHLFLANHSWNQTSELADLNDLHTIISMTMENLAPKCKQAFFLSRFQHKTIQEIADEMGISTRTVENYITTAIKTIRQALQNYSWLLLLFHEWLKK; via the coding sequence ATGAAAAATCAGTGGAAGGCAAACATCTTAACAGACCAAGCGCTGTTGGAGGCCATAAAAAATGGCAACAAAGAGATATTTGGTCAAATTTATGATCAATTTGCCGGGGACCTCCTACTTTTTATCAATGGATTTGTCAAAAATAAGGAAGTCAGCGAAGATATTCTGCAAGAAATATTAGTAAGCCTTTGGAATCGTCGAGATTCAATAAATTTAGAGGGCACATTACGCAATTATCTATTCGCTTCCGCCAAATATGCTGTCCTATCTTACATTCGTTCGGAAAAAGTAAGACAGAAATATGCCGATCACTTCCATTTATTCCTTGCCAACCATTCATGGAACCAGACGAGCGAGCTGGCCGATCTGAATGATCTGCACACGATTATTTCGATGACTATGGAAAACTTGGCACCAAAATGTAAGCAGGCCTTCTTCCTAAGCCGCTTTCAACATAAGACAATCCAAGAAATAGCAGACGAGATGGGCATCTCGACACGCACTGTAGAGAACTACATTACAACAGCCATAAAAACGATCCGGCAGGCCCTACAAAACTATTCTTGGCTGTTATTGCTTTTCCATGAATGGCTCAAGAAATAA
- a CDS encoding FecR family protein, whose product MDQNRFLRVIKKYQDNQLSESERLLMDEWMNEVAKDQDGEAETWTANQLQDLKLRVFNQIPESNEPHKQSSTWKLWVSGLAAASVLVLLGLFLFQQQLPTSSEKQIAVATTEILPVEEQATITLDNGEVVELGDGTFSLNMDSDRISSEDGNSLWEKDNGGGTVRQVVIRTPKGKQLRVALEDGTQVHINAGSSLTYPLRFPADERKVVLEGEGYFDVAHQDIKDASGKKKRKPFKVESSNQVIEVLGTKFNVKAYEDEDYVKTNLLAGLINLTNNKGEATLLRPNQQSILSKSNNKMRVLASDGEEAIGWMSNIFSFHNAGLKDILQEIERWYDIRVDIDKWPSDRFYGEIKRDEPLSKVLELIESSSKLRFKVIQVNNERRLVLK is encoded by the coding sequence ATGGATCAGAATAGATTTTTAAGAGTAATCAAAAAGTATCAGGATAATCAGCTATCTGAATCTGAGCGCCTATTGATGGACGAATGGATGAACGAGGTTGCCAAGGATCAGGATGGGGAAGCGGAGACCTGGACGGCGAATCAACTTCAAGATCTGAAGCTTCGAGTATTTAATCAGATCCCGGAAAGTAACGAACCGCATAAGCAAAGTTCGACATGGAAGCTTTGGGTTTCCGGCTTAGCAGCAGCATCCGTATTAGTCCTTTTAGGATTATTCCTATTTCAACAACAACTCCCTACATCAAGCGAAAAACAAATTGCTGTTGCAACGACCGAAATACTTCCTGTCGAAGAGCAGGCAACTATTACGCTAGACAATGGCGAGGTGGTCGAGCTGGGAGATGGCACGTTCTCATTGAATATGGATAGCGACCGCATTTCTAGCGAGGATGGTAATAGTCTATGGGAAAAGGATAATGGAGGAGGGACGGTAAGACAAGTAGTCATCCGCACACCGAAGGGAAAGCAGCTGCGCGTAGCTTTAGAAGATGGTACGCAGGTACATATAAACGCTGGATCTAGTCTGACTTATCCTTTGAGGTTCCCTGCGGATGAACGTAAGGTTGTTCTAGAGGGGGAGGGCTATTTCGATGTTGCCCATCAGGACATCAAAGATGCTTCAGGAAAGAAGAAAAGAAAGCCGTTTAAGGTAGAATCTTCAAATCAAGTAATCGAAGTCTTAGGGACGAAGTTCAACGTCAAGGCCTATGAAGATGAGGATTACGTAAAGACAAACCTGTTAGCTGGATTGATTAATCTGACAAATAATAAAGGTGAGGCGACGTTGCTCCGTCCGAATCAGCAATCTATATTAAGCAAATCAAACAATAAGATGCGTGTGCTCGCATCGGATGGCGAGGAAGCGATCGGATGGATGAGCAATATCTTTTCGTTTCATAATGCCGGCTTGAAAGATATCCTACAAGAGATAGAGCGCTGGTATGATATACGAGTGGATATCGACAAATGGCCTAGCGACCGTTTTTATGGTGAAATCAAGCGCGATGAGCCGCTATCGAAAGTATTAGAACTCATTGAATCGAGCAGTAAGCTTAGATTTAAAGTGATACAAGTGAACAATGAAAGGAGGCTTGTTTTGAAATAA